From one Thamnophis elegans isolate rThaEle1 chromosome 9, rThaEle1.pri, whole genome shotgun sequence genomic stretch:
- the HAND2 gene encoding heart- and neural crest derivatives-expressed protein 2 — MSLVGGFPHHSVVHHDGYPFAAAAAAAAAAAASRCSHEENPYFHGWLISSHPSEMSPPDYSMALSYSPEYANGAPGLEHPHHYVGGVAPPGSDGGPPGLGGGPRPVKRRGTANRKERRRTQSINSAFAELRECIPNVPADTKLSKIKTLRLATSYIAYLMDLLAKDDANGEAEAFKAEIKKTDLKEDKRKKELNEILKSTVSSSDKKTKGRTGWPQHVWALELKQ, encoded by the exons ATGAGTTTGGTAGGTGGCTTCCCCCACCATTCGGTGGTCCACCATGACGGCTACCCCTTCGCCgccgccgcagcagcagcagccgccgccgccgccagccgCTGCAGCCACGAGGAGAACCCCTACTTCCACGGCTGGTTGATCAGCAGCCACCCTTCGGAGATGTCGCCGCCCGACTACAGCATGGCGCTCTCCTACAGCCCCGAATACGCCAACGGAGCGCCAGGCCTGGAGCATCCCCACCACTACGTGGGCGGCGTGGCTCCCCCTGGTAGTGACGGCGGGCCGCCGGGCTTGGGGGGCGGCCCCCGGCCGGTCAAACGGCGCGGCACGGCCAACCGCAAGGAGCGGCGCAGGACTCAGAGCATCAACAGCGCCTTCGCCGAGCTGCGCGAGTGCATCCCCAACGTCCCGGCCGACACCAAGCTCTCCAAGATCAAGACGCTGCGCTTGGCCACCAGCTACATCGCCTACCTCATGGACCTCCTGGCCAAGGACGACGCCAACGGCGAGGCCGAGGCCTTCAAGGCTGAGATCAAGAAGACCGACCTCAAGGAggacaagaggaagaaggagcTG AACGAGATCTTGAAAAGCACAGTGAGCAGCAGCGACAAGAAAACCAagggaaggactggctggccccagcaCGTTTGGGCTCTGGAGCTCAAGCAGTGA